A genomic region of Mycobacterium sp. Aquia_213 contains the following coding sequences:
- a CDS encoding acyl-CoA dehydrogenase family protein, with amino-acid sequence MTSVDSPEMTLFASTTRAFLDREAPIARVRELHEAGTSFEPDWWRRATELGWTALLVPEEFGGGSVSGNGIGDLALVARYLGHTVAPGPLHPVSAVLTGLVAAATGDAVGGDRPDHSSTIESLVEGTTIASWAVYEPGRGWDPLAAEVTATATESGYRIDGVKDRVEAGGECDLLLVVARADDGLRQLLVSADVPGVSIEQEPSIDLVKHYARVSFDGVEVPVTALVGTAAQTPVIVDRQSQIAQILQCAEVVGILDAVLDFTVQWALDRNSFGRPLASYQALKHQFADMKMWQEACRATTNAAVAAVAERSPAAARAASIAKSYVGERAGVILQQCVQLHGGIGVTWEHDLHVYLRRVALYRSLYGTPEEHNLRVYAFEERQAEMHREGSGSAT; translated from the coding sequence ATGACTTCGGTCGATTCCCCGGAGATGACGCTCTTCGCGTCGACCACACGGGCGTTCCTCGACCGTGAAGCACCCATCGCCCGCGTGCGGGAACTGCACGAAGCCGGCACCTCGTTCGAACCCGACTGGTGGCGCCGCGCAACCGAACTCGGCTGGACCGCGCTATTGGTCCCGGAAGAATTCGGCGGTGGCAGCGTCTCGGGCAACGGCATCGGTGACTTGGCCCTCGTTGCCCGCTATCTGGGTCACACGGTCGCGCCGGGCCCGCTGCATCCGGTCAGTGCCGTGCTGACCGGACTCGTAGCAGCGGCCACGGGCGACGCCGTTGGCGGCGACCGACCAGATCATTCATCGACCATCGAGTCACTGGTCGAAGGCACCACCATCGCATCGTGGGCGGTGTACGAGCCGGGCCGCGGCTGGGATCCCCTTGCCGCCGAAGTCACGGCGACGGCCACCGAGTCCGGGTATCGGATCGACGGCGTGAAGGACCGAGTCGAAGCCGGCGGCGAATGCGACTTGCTGCTGGTTGTGGCCCGCGCTGACGATGGCTTGCGCCAGCTTCTTGTTTCAGCAGACGTCCCCGGGGTCAGCATCGAACAGGAACCGTCGATCGACCTGGTCAAGCACTACGCACGGGTGAGCTTCGACGGAGTCGAGGTTCCGGTGACGGCCCTGGTCGGCACAGCAGCACAGACACCCGTGATCGTCGATCGGCAAAGCCAGATCGCCCAGATCCTGCAGTGCGCCGAAGTGGTCGGCATCCTCGACGCGGTACTCGACTTCACCGTCCAGTGGGCGCTCGACCGCAACTCCTTCGGGCGTCCGCTCGCGTCCTACCAGGCGCTCAAGCACCAGTTCGCCGATATGAAGATGTGGCAGGAAGCGTGCCGGGCCACTACGAACGCGGCAGTGGCCGCCGTTGCCGAGCGTTCGCCGGCGGCGGCACGAGCTGCCAGCATCGCCAAGTCATATGTGGGCGAGCGGGCCGGCGTGATCCTGCAGCAATGCGTGCAATTGCACGGTGGCATCGGCGTCACGTGGGAGCACGACCTGCACGTCTATCTGCGGCGGGTGGCGCTTTACCGCTCGCTCTACGGCACGCCCGAGGAGCACAACCTCCGCGTGTATGCCTTTGAGGAAAGGCAAGCAGAAATGCATCGAGAAGGGTCTGGATCCGCGACATGA
- a CDS encoding acyl-CoA dehydrogenase family protein, whose amino-acid sequence MTNPQPTTTESSTAGATETVAEFRKRARTWLAANMARAPKNPADLPIHRDEDASWARARELQGMLFDGGFAGICFPREYGGLGLDYAYQKAFDAESEGYELPLILNAPSFAICCATLLDTGSEEQKKAHIGAALRGEEVLVQLLSEPSGGSDLAGVITRADRKDGKWVLNGAKIWSSGAFAADYGLCLARSNWDVPKHEGLTMFLVPINHPGITLRRIKQVNGSLEFCEEFFDNVELGDDAVVGGVDDGWAVASRQLFHERRAVGKGSEFCSGIGIENFDSKPADLVDLVNQTGQAGSERARELAGRALVHRAVRDHLAEHVYHAVLDGSLPQAGGSLLRLCLGLTASLVSDIALTIAGTAGVVGTSPEAFTVGERYLSRQGDSIGGGTTEIARNIIGERILNFPREYAADRGVPFNEVHKNRAK is encoded by the coding sequence ATGACCAATCCGCAGCCAACCACGACCGAGTCATCGACGGCCGGGGCCACCGAGACGGTGGCCGAATTTCGCAAGCGGGCCAGGACCTGGCTGGCCGCCAACATGGCGCGCGCCCCGAAGAATCCCGCAGACTTGCCCATCCACCGCGACGAGGATGCGTCGTGGGCACGCGCCCGCGAGCTGCAAGGCATGCTGTTCGACGGCGGTTTCGCCGGCATCTGCTTCCCGCGTGAGTACGGCGGCCTCGGCCTGGATTACGCCTATCAGAAAGCATTCGACGCCGAATCGGAGGGCTACGAACTCCCCCTCATCCTCAATGCACCCAGTTTCGCCATCTGCTGCGCCACTTTGCTCGACACCGGATCTGAGGAGCAAAAGAAGGCACACATCGGGGCCGCGTTACGCGGTGAGGAGGTGCTGGTGCAGCTGCTGTCGGAGCCCAGCGGCGGTTCGGATCTGGCGGGCGTGATCACCCGCGCTGACCGCAAAGACGGCAAGTGGGTGCTCAACGGAGCGAAAATCTGGAGCAGCGGAGCCTTCGCCGCCGACTACGGACTGTGTCTTGCCCGATCCAACTGGGACGTGCCCAAACACGAGGGGCTAACGATGTTTTTAGTCCCGATCAACCATCCCGGCATCACGCTGCGGCGCATTAAACAGGTCAACGGCTCGCTGGAGTTCTGCGAGGAGTTCTTCGACAACGTGGAGCTCGGCGATGACGCAGTGGTCGGCGGAGTCGACGACGGCTGGGCGGTAGCCTCGCGTCAGCTCTTTCACGAGCGCCGCGCGGTGGGCAAGGGCTCCGAGTTTTGCAGTGGCATCGGCATCGAGAACTTCGACAGCAAACCCGCCGACCTTGTCGACTTGGTCAACCAAACCGGACAGGCAGGCAGCGAGCGGGCCCGGGAACTGGCAGGCCGCGCCCTTGTGCATCGCGCGGTCCGCGATCACCTCGCCGAGCATGTCTACCACGCCGTCCTCGACGGCTCGTTGCCTCAGGCCGGCGGATCGCTGTTGCGGCTATGCCTGGGCCTTACGGCGAGTCTGGTGTCCGACATCGCGCTGACGATCGCGGGCACGGCGGGCGTTGTCGGCACGTCGCCGGAGGCATTCACCGTCGGAGAGCGGTACCTGTCGCGTCAGGGTGACTCCATCGGCGGCGGCACCACCGAGATCGCGCGCAACATCATCGGTGAGCGGATCTTGAACTTTCCTCGTGAGTACGCCGCGGACCGCGGCGTCCCGTTCAACGAGGTACACAAGAACCGGGCCAAGTAA
- a CDS encoding CaiB/BaiF CoA transferase family protein: MSRVLSGVRVIEMASWTYVPSAGVALADWGADVIKVESVEFGDPSRALVVGGFTREAARVDADFMLELGNRGKRSIAIDLKSEIGREFFGRLLATADVLLTNWLPSALERARLTVEDIRAFNPDIIIARGSGLGVRGPDRNQGGFDGATYSARGGVAYTLTPFGSEYPAVQGPAFGDLQGGATLAGGVCAALFHRERTGEATIVDSSLLAQAMWAIAPSILVADFFDADGIPGAPPGVALNPVVNRYKTKDGRWIQLVFLQPDKFWAGFCHRIGLPELATDERFVPSANLVAHTNEAVAILNKKFAEHDLEHWQKALEDEPGVWASYATPRETLNDPQTGPNGYLVTNVDDQGNEYRTVAAPVQFGETPPEPARAPEHGQHTEEILMELGIDWDDIAKAKDVSAIL, encoded by the coding sequence ATGTCGCGCGTACTCAGCGGGGTCCGGGTTATCGAGATGGCCTCATGGACCTATGTGCCGTCGGCCGGAGTGGCACTGGCCGACTGGGGGGCGGACGTGATCAAGGTGGAAAGCGTCGAGTTCGGCGACCCCAGCCGGGCGCTTGTCGTCGGAGGATTCACCCGCGAGGCCGCTCGAGTGGACGCCGACTTCATGCTCGAGCTGGGCAACCGGGGCAAGCGCAGCATCGCGATCGACCTCAAATCCGAGATCGGCCGCGAATTTTTCGGCCGGCTGCTTGCGACCGCCGACGTGCTGCTGACCAACTGGCTGCCCAGCGCCCTCGAGCGCGCGCGCCTCACCGTCGAAGACATTCGTGCCTTCAATCCCGACATCATCATCGCGCGAGGATCGGGCCTTGGGGTCCGCGGTCCGGACAGAAACCAGGGCGGCTTCGACGGCGCCACCTACTCCGCCCGCGGCGGAGTGGCCTACACGCTGACGCCGTTCGGCTCCGAATATCCAGCCGTTCAGGGTCCCGCCTTCGGCGACTTACAGGGTGGCGCAACCCTGGCCGGCGGAGTATGTGCGGCGCTGTTCCACCGCGAGCGCACCGGCGAAGCCACCATCGTCGATTCGTCATTGCTGGCGCAGGCGATGTGGGCCATCGCGCCATCAATTCTGGTAGCCGACTTCTTCGACGCCGACGGCATCCCGGGGGCTCCTCCTGGCGTCGCGCTGAACCCCGTGGTCAACCGCTACAAGACCAAGGACGGCCGGTGGATCCAGCTGGTCTTTTTGCAGCCCGACAAGTTCTGGGCCGGCTTCTGTCACCGGATCGGCCTGCCCGAACTCGCCACCGACGAGCGATTCGTGCCCTCGGCCAACCTGGTGGCCCACACCAACGAAGCCGTCGCAATCCTCAACAAGAAGTTCGCCGAACACGACCTCGAGCACTGGCAAAAAGCGCTCGAGGACGAGCCGGGCGTATGGGCGTCCTATGCGACACCGCGTGAGACCCTCAACGACCCGCAGACCGGACCGAACGGCTACCTGGTCACGAACGTTGACGATCAGGGCAATGAGTATCGGACGGTCGCCGCCCCGGTGCAGTTCGGCGAGACTCCACCCGAACCCGCCCGCGCACCCGAGCATGGACAACACACCGAAGAGATTTTGATGGAACTCGGTATCGATTGGGACGACATCGCCAAGGCGAAGGACGTCAGCGCCATCCTTTAG
- a CDS encoding Zn-ribbon domain-containing OB-fold protein — MDLLQHPPSAVPEVPGGGPPLDQMVPVAVEVSGRGTLFSFTILRQPFHPGFVDAIPLMIGLTELDDAPGVRILTNIVEAQPVELRIGLPMEVVFERRGDMALPQFRPVRELA; from the coding sequence ATGGACCTGCTCCAGCATCCCCCGAGCGCCGTGCCCGAGGTACCTGGCGGCGGCCCACCACTCGACCAAATGGTCCCGGTCGCCGTCGAGGTCAGCGGGCGGGGAACCCTCTTCTCATTCACCATCCTGCGGCAGCCCTTCCACCCTGGGTTCGTCGACGCGATACCGCTAATGATCGGTCTTACCGAGCTGGACGACGCGCCCGGTGTCCGGATCCTGACCAACATCGTCGAGGCGCAGCCCGTCGAGCTTCGGATCGGGTTGCCGATGGAGGTCGTGTTCGAACGTCGCGGCGATATGGCGCTGCCGCAGTTCCGCCCTGTCCGAGAGCTTGCCTAG